The following proteins are co-located in the Microvirga ossetica genome:
- a CDS encoding efflux RND transporter permease subunit translates to MNFNLSGWALRNRSVVTYLMIVAVAAGLLAFFRLGRNEDPSFVIKTMVVAAAWPGATMEDTLTQVTERLERQLEETPGLDFLRSSTTPGMTTIFVNLKQSIPGSDVQDTWYQVRNLVTDIRHTLPAGTLGPFFNDRFGDTFGIIYGFTSDGFTRRELRDHVEDIRSRLLLVPDVSKIEIIGAQDERIFVEFSVRELANLGIDRTVLLTALQSQNIVRPAGALQTRNETMALRVSGAFETEADLLDVNFPVGDRMVRLADIATVQRGPADPPQPMFRVNGQEAIGLGIAMRDGGDILALGDNVRKAMAGITANLPLGIEPHLVADQAVTVDHAIADFMTSLWQSVAIILVASFVSLGVRPGLVVALSIPLTLAAVLAIMDVVDIDMQRISLGALIIALALLVDDAMTTTDAMVTRLAAGDEKEKAATYAFERYAMAMLAGTLVTIAGFVPIGFAASSAGEYTFSLFAVVSIALVISWLVAVVFAPVLGVAMLSKPKTSSADAPPGRAVVLFRRLLSGAIRARWLTIAVSIGLFVASLLALPLVPRQFFPASDRPELLVDLTMPQNASIFASEELVGRFDAALKDDPDVERWSTYVGRGAIRFYLPLNVQLPNDFFSQAVIVARDVPARERLQVKLEAMLASEFPNLVGRVYPLELGPPVGWPLQYRVTGPEIGEVRTIAMKLAQVVASNPQAKQVNFDWIEPARKLQLRVDQDEARRLGLSSAALATILNTVVSGTVVTQVRDSIYLVNVVARARDDERASIETLRTMQVALPGGRSVPLSQFVTFDYGLDTPLVWRRDRVPTLTVAADVAPGILPETAVSALAPKIDELRRTLPSSYRIDVGGTVEESAKSQASVIAVVPLMLLIMLTVLMAQLRSFKLLGLVLCIAPLGLVGVVGALLISGRPLGFVALLGVLALIGIITKNAVILIGQIEAERAGGKGVVDAALDASTTRFRPIMLTAISTVLGMIPIAPTVFWGPMAYAIMGGLLVATVLTLILLPTLYVTVFDRRSSAAAHMDAVPAAAGASGS, encoded by the coding sequence ATGAACTTCAACCTGTCGGGATGGGCACTGAGGAACCGCTCCGTCGTGACCTATCTGATGATCGTGGCCGTTGCCGCCGGTCTCTTGGCATTCTTTCGCCTTGGCCGCAACGAGGATCCGTCCTTCGTCATCAAGACGATGGTCGTCGCTGCGGCCTGGCCCGGTGCGACCATGGAAGATACCCTGACGCAAGTCACGGAACGGCTCGAGCGTCAACTCGAGGAAACACCCGGCCTCGACTTCCTCCGAAGCTCGACCACACCGGGCATGACCACGATCTTCGTCAACCTGAAGCAGTCGATCCCGGGATCGGACGTGCAGGATACCTGGTATCAGGTCCGCAACCTGGTGACGGACATCCGCCACACGTTGCCGGCCGGCACGCTCGGGCCGTTCTTCAACGACCGGTTCGGCGACACGTTCGGCATCATCTATGGCTTCACCTCCGATGGGTTCACCCGTCGGGAGTTGCGGGATCACGTCGAGGACATCCGTTCCAGGCTCCTGCTCGTTCCCGACGTATCCAAGATCGAGATCATCGGCGCCCAGGACGAGCGGATCTTCGTCGAATTCTCGGTGAGGGAACTGGCCAATCTGGGCATCGACCGGACGGTTCTGCTGACGGCCTTGCAGAGCCAGAACATTGTGCGTCCGGCGGGTGCGCTCCAGACCCGGAATGAGACCATGGCCCTGCGCGTATCCGGGGCTTTCGAGACGGAAGCCGATCTTCTCGACGTGAACTTCCCGGTGGGGGACCGGATGGTTCGGTTGGCCGATATCGCAACGGTACAGCGCGGCCCGGCCGACCCGCCGCAGCCGATGTTTCGCGTCAACGGGCAGGAGGCGATCGGCCTCGGCATCGCCATGCGGGACGGCGGCGATATCCTGGCGCTCGGCGACAATGTCAGGAAGGCGATGGCGGGGATCACGGCCAACCTGCCGCTCGGCATCGAACCGCATCTGGTTGCCGACCAAGCCGTGACCGTCGATCACGCGATCGCCGACTTCATGACGTCGCTTTGGCAATCGGTCGCCATCATCCTCGTCGCGAGCTTCGTCAGTCTCGGGGTCCGGCCCGGACTGGTCGTCGCCCTGTCCATTCCGCTGACTCTCGCTGCCGTGCTCGCCATCATGGATGTCGTCGACATCGACATGCAGCGCATATCCCTGGGGGCGCTCATCATCGCGCTGGCCCTGCTTGTCGACGATGCCATGACGACCACGGACGCCATGGTGACCCGCCTCGCGGCGGGCGACGAAAAGGAGAAGGCCGCGACCTACGCCTTCGAGCGGTATGCCATGGCGATGCTGGCCGGAACGCTGGTGACGATCGCCGGGTTCGTCCCGATCGGCTTCGCCGCAAGCTCGGCGGGCGAGTATACGTTTTCGCTCTTTGCCGTCGTCAGCATCGCCCTGGTCATCTCCTGGCTTGTGGCGGTGGTGTTCGCGCCGGTGCTCGGCGTCGCAATGTTGTCCAAGCCGAAGACCTCTTCAGCCGATGCACCGCCCGGCCGCGCGGTCGTGCTCTTTCGGCGGCTCCTCTCCGGCGCCATCAGGGCCCGGTGGCTCACGATTGCCGTCAGCATCGGCCTGTTCGTCGCCTCGCTGTTGGCCCTTCCGCTGGTGCCGCGTCAGTTCTTCCCGGCGTCCGACCGCCCGGAGCTTCTGGTCGACCTGACAATGCCTCAAAATGCTTCGATCTTCGCGAGCGAGGAACTCGTCGGTCGATTCGACGCCGCCTTGAAGGACGATCCCGACGTCGAGCGGTGGAGCACTTACGTCGGGCGCGGCGCGATCCGCTTCTATCTTCCCCTGAATGTCCAGCTTCCGAACGATTTCTTCAGCCAGGCCGTGATCGTCGCAAGGGATGTGCCCGCCCGGGAAAGGCTTCAGGTGAAGCTGGAAGCGATGCTGGCCAGCGAGTTCCCGAATCTGGTCGGGCGGGTCTACCCCCTGGAACTCGGACCGCCCGTGGGCTGGCCGCTGCAATACCGCGTCACCGGCCCTGAAATCGGCGAGGTCCGCACCATCGCCATGAAACTGGCCCAGGTCGTCGCCTCGAACCCTCAGGCCAAGCAGGTCAACTTCGATTGGATCGAGCCAGCGCGCAAGCTTCAATTGCGGGTGGACCAGGATGAGGCGAGGCGCCTTGGCCTCAGCTCGGCGGCGCTCGCGACCATTCTCAACACGGTCGTGTCCGGAACGGTCGTTACCCAGGTGCGCGACAGCATCTATCTGGTCAATGTCGTCGCACGCGCAAGGGACGACGAGCGAGCCTCGATCGAGACTTTGAGGACCATGCAGGTCGCCCTGCCGGGCGGCCGATCCGTGCCGCTGTCGCAGTTCGTCACGTTCGACTATGGGCTCGATACACCCCTGGTCTGGCGCCGGGACCGGGTGCCGACGCTGACCGTTGCCGCCGATGTCGCGCCCGGTATCCTTCCTGAAACGGCCGTCTCCGCCCTAGCCCCGAAGATCGATGAGCTGAGGCGGACCTTGCCGTCCTCATACCGGATCGATGTCGGCGGGACCGTCGAGGAGAGCGCGAAGTCGCAGGCATCGGTGATCGCGGTGGTTCCGCTGATGCTCCTGATCATGTTGACGGTCCTCATGGCGCAGTTGCGCAGCTTCAAGCTGCTTGGCCTGGTCCTCTGCATCGCCCCCTTGGGCCTCGTCGGCGTCGTCGGGGCCCTGCTGATATCGGGTCGGCCGCTTGGCTTCGTCGCGCTGCTCGGCGTTCTCGCCCTGATCGGCATCATCACGAAGAATGCCGTCATCCTCATCGGGCAGATCGAGGCGGAGAGAGCCGGCGGCAAGGGCGTCGTGGACGCCGCGCTCGACGCCAGCACGACGCGGTTCCGCCCGATCATGCTGACGGCGATCTCCACCGTTCTCGGCATGATCCCGATCGCACCGACGGTCTTCTGGGGCCCGATGGCCTATGCGATCATGGGCGGGCTCCTGGTCGCCACGGTCCTCACCCTGATCCTGCTGCCCACGCTCTATGTCACCGTGTTCGACAGGCGTTCGTCCGCGGCGGCCCACATGGACGCCGTTCCGGCGGCTGCGGGAGCGTCTGGATCATGA
- a CDS encoding efflux RND transporter periplasmic adaptor subunit, which yields MMLDSGSRPPLQVAVPVALALWCAACQAEVEAPAPVRPARVIVVEPAVKSADVGFAGHIEAQDQASLAFRLGGRLVERPARVGVSVGEGEVVARLDPENELNELRSARAALTAAQGALGQADNQYQRQRHLLERGITTRADFEAAEQARTAAQAQVNGAEARVRTAEDVVGFTTLKADAPGVVTAVGAEPGEVVAAGRMIVQLARRDGRDAVFEVPADLARAATPDVEVVVGLASDPNVKAHGRVREIAPQADPVTRTFAIRVGLTDPPQSFRLGTAVSGTLRRSADTALAIPSTALVRRGQDIGVWAVDPGTSKVNWRRLDVISAGPSTALVAKGLAAGDIIVTAGASLLREGQSVSLPGAQPQ from the coding sequence ATGATGCTCGATTCCGGCTCTCGTCCTCCGTTGCAAGTCGCCGTTCCGGTCGCCCTCGCGCTCTGGTGCGCCGCGTGCCAGGCCGAGGTCGAGGCGCCGGCACCGGTCCGACCCGCCCGTGTCATCGTGGTCGAGCCTGCCGTCAAGTCAGCGGATGTGGGTTTCGCGGGCCACATCGAGGCCCAGGACCAGGCATCCCTGGCGTTCCGGTTGGGCGGCCGGTTGGTCGAAAGGCCTGCCCGCGTCGGAGTGTCGGTGGGCGAGGGAGAGGTGGTCGCACGTCTCGACCCGGAGAACGAGCTCAACGAGCTGCGCTCCGCGCGGGCGGCGCTGACGGCGGCCCAGGGCGCCCTGGGGCAGGCGGACAACCAGTATCAAAGGCAGCGTCATCTTCTCGAACGCGGCATCACCACGCGAGCCGATTTCGAGGCCGCCGAGCAAGCGCGCACGGCGGCGCAGGCACAGGTGAACGGGGCCGAGGCCCGTGTCCGGACCGCCGAGGATGTCGTCGGGTTCACCACCCTGAAGGCGGATGCGCCCGGCGTCGTAACGGCAGTCGGCGCGGAGCCTGGTGAGGTGGTCGCAGCCGGCCGGATGATCGTGCAACTCGCCCGGCGGGACGGTCGCGATGCCGTTTTCGAGGTCCCGGCCGACCTGGCTCGGGCGGCAACGCCGGACGTCGAGGTCGTCGTCGGTTTGGCCAGCGACCCGAACGTCAAGGCCCACGGCCGGGTTCGGGAGATCGCTCCCCAGGCGGATCCCGTCACCCGAACGTTTGCCATCCGTGTCGGCCTCACCGATCCGCCGCAATCGTTCAGGCTTGGCACGGCCGTCTCGGGCACCCTCCGGAGGAGCGCGGATACGGCGCTGGCGATCCCCTCCACGGCACTGGTGCGGCGGGGGCAGGACATTGGCGTATGGGCGGTCGATCCGGGCACAAGCAAGGTCAATTGGCGCAGGCTCGATGTCATTAGCGCCGGTCCCTCGACGGCCCTCGTCGCGAAGGGCCTGGCAGCAGGGGACATCATCGTGACCGCCGGTGCCAGTCTTCTGCGCGAGGGCCAATCCGTAAGTCTGCCGGGAGCGCAACCGCAATGA